tcttcaggTAAAATCCATCCACAACCTCCAGATGCACAGCGCAGTTTTCACCCGCGTGATAACAAACTCCAATTTGTTAGACGCAATGGAAGACATCATGGGCACCAAGGACATTCTTTTGCACCATACCAAAGCTCACATCAAGCCACCAGAGAAAGGAGCTCCCTATTTAATGCACCAAGACTACCCGTACTTCCCTCACAAGAAGCACACCATGCTAGCAGTCTTCATTCATCTTGATGACACTACTCCAGAGAACGGCGGGCTGGCTATTTACCCTGGAAGCCACAAGTTGGGACCTCTTCCTCcgaagaaaattattgatgaaaaGAACGAAGCTTACCATTACGTAGATCCTGAAAAGTATCCGCTGTCCAAAGCCACTCCAGTTAGCGCTGAAAAGGGAGAGATAATCGCTTTTACTTACTTGACTCTTCATGGATCGTACTTGAATCTTTCTGACAGACCTAGACGCATGTTTTTGATCCAA
This genomic interval from Cotesia glomerata isolate CgM1 linkage group LG1, MPM_Cglom_v2.3, whole genome shotgun sequence contains the following:
- the LOC123260068 gene encoding probable alpha-ketoglutarate-dependent hypophosphite dioxygenase; the protein is MNKLKFCTPEQKKCWQDKGYVKLTNVFTPKEIEEMSAEYDELFERKRREDLAGLESAWAGNDMKNLSGNRNVTVKSIHNLQMHSAVFTRVITNSNLLDAMEDIMGTKDILLHHTKAHIKPPEKGAPYLMHQDYPYFPHKKHTMLAVFIHLDDTTPENGGLAIYPGSHKLGPLPPKKIIDEKNEAYHYVDPEKYPLSKATPVSAEKGEIIAFTYLTLHGSYLNLSDRPRRMFLIQLRAADDEPTEDTHKSPCQELVLRGRNVYRSANMAHRFAH